The sequence below is a genomic window from Candidatus Neomarinimicrobiota bacterium.
ATACCACCGTATTCATCTACTATGAGAGCGATCTTTATCCGTTTGTCCTGAAATTCCCGCAGCATCTCGTCGACCATTTTAGTCTCCGGAACATAATGAGCCGGTCTTAACAGATCGGAAATCCGTTTCTTTTGCTCATTTTCATCGAGATACGGAATTAAATCCCGGGCATATAAAATCCCTTCGATATCATCAACACTTTCCCCGTAAACCGGTATTCGTGAATATCCGCTTTTCTTTATGGTTGCTATTGCCTCACTGATTTCAGACTCTACCGATATCATCGTTACGTCCGTTCGCGGTACCATGATCTCGCGGACTAACGTATCGCCTAATTCAAATATTCCATGGAGCATCTTCCGCTCATCTCTTTCGAGCGTACCTTTTTCCTCTCCCATATCCACGAGAGCCCTTATTTCTTCCTCTCCAAGATTGATCCTCCTCTTCTCGATCCCGAGCATTTTCAGAGCAAAATTCGTTATCCCGTAGAGTATGTTTGCCACCGGCTGAAGAAGCGTATGGAAGAAAGATAACGGAAGCGCGAAAAACCTGGCAATTTTTTCAGCGTGTCTGAAGGCAGCGAGCTTTGGGGAAACCTCCGAGAAGATGAGTATTATCACGGTAACTATTATGACTTCGATCAACACCGCGATATCCCTGTCTATTCCGGTTGCAATAGCGATATCAATGGCTAAAAGTGCTGCAAGGCTTGCTATTGTAACGTTTACAATAGTGTTTCCGGTCAGAATCGTCAGCAGCAGCTTCCGGGGCTCCTTTAAAAGCTTCAAAAGCCTTTTGGAACGCCTACCCCCTTCTTTGGAGAGCGCTTTCAATCTTGATTCTTTTAGGGAAAAGTACGCCGTCTCGCTTCCCGAAAAAAATGCGGACAAAATCAACAGCAGAACTAAGACAATTATTTTATACCAGAAAAATTCGTCCAGAAGGTCAGTGCCTCTCATTTTCCGACTTCAAATCCACCGTAATTTCTACAAGTTGAAGGTAATGGTCTTCTTTTCTCTTCATTTCTTCTTTTTGTGAATCTGTGGAATCGTCGTATCCCGCCAAATGCAGAATCCCATGAATAACAACTCTCAATATTTCTCTTGAATGCGAAATGTTATAGTCCAGTGAATTGTTTTTGGTTGTTTCATAACTGACGTAAATTTCGCCTTCTAACTTCTCCGGTTCATCATTGAGCGGAAAAGTGATCACGTCCGTGGCGTAGTCATGCCCCATGTAATCTTTGTTTATCTTTTTTATTTCACTGTCCGAAACGAATAGAACCGACACGGAATCATATTCTTTTTTTTCCCCCTGAAGAACCGATTGCATCACTGATTGGAGTTGGTCGGATTCGACATCGACATATTCCAGTCCTTCTACGTTAAGTGCCCGGTCCATCAACCTGCCCAATTTTTTCGCCTTTTGCCGGGCTCATACCGCTTTCCTCTTTATGCTGCCGGGATTTATCTTCCTCTTTGGATTCTTCCTCATCTTCAGGATATTCGATTCTGACGTGATACATCCCTATCAGGATCGGTAAGATCGCTTTTTTCATCTTTCTGATCTCCGCAAGGGTCAGGTCACATTCATCAAGTTGACCGTCATTCAGCCGTGATTTAACTATATAGTCAACCATATCCCGAATTCTATTTACGGTCTTTTCCTTAATTGATCTTGTCGCCGCTTCTATACCTTCACACAGCATCACTATTCCTGACTCTTTGGTTACCGGTTTCGGTCCCGGATACCTGAAATCCATTTCATTCACCACACTGTCATCTCCGGCGGCGTCAACTGCTTTTTTATAGAAATATTCCATCCTCATTGTGCCGTGATGTGAGGTGATAAATTGAATTATCGCTTCAGGAACCTTGTGCTTTTTTGCAAGCTCAATTCCATCCCGAACGTGCGATGAAAGTATCAGGGCGCTGAGATTCGGACGCAGCATCTCATGCCTGTTATCCGCTCCCCTCTGATTTTCCGCGAAATATTCAGGCTTGTTCATCTTACCTATATCATGATAATATGAACCGACCCTTGCAAGAAGCGAATTAGCGCCGATTGCATTCGCTGCTTCTTCAGCCAGGTTTCCGGACGCTAAACTATGCGTATACGTTCCCGAAGCCTTTATTGCCAGCTGTTTGAGAAGCGGTCGGTTTGTATCAGATTGCTCTAACAGAGTCAGGTCGGTTGTTATCCCGAAAGCGATCTCGAGAAAACCGATTATTCCATATACGATTATAGGAGAGAGGAGAGCATTACCCATCGCCCAGGCATAGCT
It includes:
- a CDS encoding HlyC/CorC family transporter, translating into MRGTDLLDEFFWYKIIVLVLLLILSAFFSGSETAYFSLKESRLKALSKEGGRRSKRLLKLLKEPRKLLLTILTGNTIVNVTIASLAALLAIDIAIATGIDRDIAVLIEVIIVTVIILIFSEVSPKLAAFRHAEKIARFFALPLSFFHTLLQPVANILYGITNFALKMLGIEKRRINLGEEEIRALVDMGEEKGTLERDERKMLHGIFELGDTLVREIMVPRTDVTMISVESEISEAIATIKKSGYSRIPVYGESVDDIEGILYARDLIPYLDENEQKKRISDLLRPAHYVPETKMVDEMLREFQDKRIKIALIVDEYGGISGLLTLEDILEEIVGEIQDEHDDEKPIFRKTGENRLRADARWDLHDMDDELGLNFPKGEGYDSLGGFLFHQFGEIPGEGDVMTYKGVEFKVLKVKSNRIMTVEIDTSGIIDKDDEA
- the ybeY gene encoding rRNA maturation RNase YbeY, whose product is MDRALNVEGLEYVDVESDQLQSVMQSVLQGEKKEYDSVSVLFVSDSEIKKINKDYMGHDYATDVITFPLNDEPEKLEGEIYVSYETTKNNSLDYNISHSREILRVVIHGILHLAGYDDSTDSQKEEMKRKEDHYLQLVEITVDLKSENERH